Proteins encoded by one window of Anopheles maculipalpis chromosome 2RL, idAnoMacuDA_375_x, whole genome shotgun sequence:
- the LOC126567567 gene encoding esterase B1-like: MANERWPTAKCRVLVVVSITLTLLVTLVVTLSSAGSSAHRATASHNDSSPPDCMVAFDRGLAVGSRRRTYGGKTYCAYEGIPYAQPPVGELRFEDPQPYHFAGARLFRNVSKACPQAYEAPAHMDKLETSEDCLYLNVYTANDALDGERWPVMLWIHGGSFVVGSSETDIFGPEFLVEKGIIVVTFNYRLAALGFLSLPDLGINANLGLLDQLEALRWTVRNAIHFGGDAARVTLCGWSAGAASVTYHLYSPAAKGLFHNAIIMSGSMTQSWAYTYDPGRCGREYLRKNDATSREQLQSRPLAQLMAAEQGFHINFFSLYYYCFLPSDDSYRPEPDLRIVGRDPFARVRTGPPESDVPLLVGYTTLEHGNLFLERDFAHTSPNFPNDNATIQTLLEDYLDRQARSNRSVSRRRFYQELASLADIIYGIQYFVRHAATHQRAPVYRYLFAYDGAFGYAKHWYYRNEIGRPDLPGPMHGDELGYLFTPYLYRGRRWQDIDGKAYRTERRVQRRMLRLWCNFIKYGNPTPATLKAENVGRRVVRWYPYNDPIPERAHHYLRIDRRIQLLPETDDENPFRRLWDRVSRCLYEFDCEFLSTDKQPKEA, translated from the exons ATGGCTAACGAACGATGGCCCACCGCAAAGTGTCgtgtgttggtggttgtgTCGATAACGCTCACGCTGCTGGTAACGCTTGTCGTGACACTGTCATCGGCTGGCTCATCGGCACATCGCGCCACGGCAAGTCATAATGATTCATCGCCACCGGATTGTATGGTGGCGTTCGATCGTGGTCTTGCCGTTGGTTCGCGGCGTCGTACGTACGGTGGGAAGACGTACTGTGCCTACGAGGGCATACCGTATGCACAGCCTCCGGTCGGTGAGCTACGATTTGAG GATCCACAACCGTACCATTTCGCGGGGGCCCGACTGTTTCGGAATGTCTCGAAAGCGTGCCCCCAAGCGTACGAAGCACCCGCGCACATGGATAAGCTGGAAACGAGTGAAGATTGTTTGTACCTGAACGTATACACGGCAAACGATGCGTTGGATGGTGAGCGGTGGCCGGTGATGCTTTGGATTCATGGCGGTTCGTTTGTGGTTGGATCGTCTGAGACGGACATCTTTGGGCCCGAGTTTCTGGTGGAGAAG GGCATCATCGTGGTAACGTTCAACTATCGTTTGGCCGCACTCGGTTTCCTCTCACTTCCGGACCTCGGCATAAACGCGAATCTGGGCCTGCTGGATCAGCTCGAGGCACTGCGTTGGACCGTTCGGAACGCTATCCACTTCGGTGGTGATGCTGCCCGCGTAACGCTGTGCGGTTGGAGTGCCGGGGCCGCTTCGGTGACGTATCATCTCTACTCACCCGCTGCCAAGGGTCTGTTCCATAACGCGATCATCATGAGCGGCAGCATGACGCAATCGTGGGCGTACACGTACGATCCGGGGCGGTGTGGGCGAGAGTATCTGCGGAAAAATGATGCCACCAGCCGCGAACAGCTCCAGTCCCGGCCGCTCGCCCAGCTGATGGCGGCCGAGCAAGGATTTCACATAAATTTCTTCTCCCTGTACTACTACTGCTTCCTGCCGTCCGATGACAGCTATCGGCCGGAGCCGGACTTACGGATCGTTGGACGGGATCCGTTCGCGCGTGTACGCACCGGCCCACCGGAAAGTGACGTACCGCTGTTGGTCGGTTACACGACACTCGAGCACGGGAACCTTTTTCTCGAGCGTGACTTTGCGCACACCTCGCCCAACTTTCCGAACGATAACGCGACCATTCAGACGCTGCTGGAAGATTACCTTGATCGCCAGGCACGGTCCAACAGGTCAGTGTCGAGGCGTCGCTTCTATCAGGAGCTAGCGTCGTTGGCAGACATTATCTACGGCATACAGTACTTCGTCCGGCACGCGGCCACTCACCAGCGGGCACCAGTGTATCGGTATCTGTTCGCGTACGATGGTGCATTCGGGTACGCGAAGCACTGGTACTACCGGAACGAGATAGGGCGGCCGGATTTGCCCGGCCCGATGCATGGTGACGAGTTGGGTTATCTGTTCACGCCCTACCTTTACCGTGGGCGCCGGTGGCAGGATATCGATGGGAAGGCGTATCGAACGGAGCGTCGTGTACAGCGCCGGATGCTACGGCTGTGGTGCAACTTTATCAAATATGG AAATCCAACGCCGGCAACCTTGAAGGCAGAAAACGTTGGGCGGCGGGTCGTCCGATGGTATCCTTACAATGATCCGATTCCGGAACGGGCCCACCATTATCTGCGGATCGATCGACGGATTCAGCTGCTGCCGGAAACGGATGATGAAAACCCGTTCCGGCGGCTTTGGGACCGTGTGTCCCGGTGTCTGTACGAGTTCGACTGTGAATTCTTAAGTACCGACAAACAGCCGAAGGAAGCTTGA